The following nucleotide sequence is from Actinomycetota bacterium.
TGCCTGTCCCCCCAGACAACGCACAAGGTGCGATCCCCCGGCCGCTCCACCAGGCGAGAAGGTGCTGAATGGAGTGGGAAGTCACCACGGTGGTCCTCGGACCTTCCGAGCAGCAGACGGAAGCGACCAACGCGCTCAGGGGTCAGGGATGGCAGGCCTACGCGGTGACGTGGACCCCGACGTGCGGGTACACCGCTTGGTTCCGGCGCCCCAGCCGCAACCAGGGCCTGGTCCACAAACCCTGGGCAGCGGGTCGTGACCTGCCGGCCGACCCTGCAGCTGACCGCTACCTCCCACGCCTTGTTCCACCGAGCCAGCGCGGCGAGCCGCAACGATGCAAGCACGACGATAATGGCCAGCGACGCTCGCTGATCCGGCGCTGATGCCTTCCTCTGTGGGCCAGGAGACCACCGTGCAAGCCAAGAGCCGATCGATGCTGGTTGCGGCGCTGGTCACCTCCGCTATCGCGCTGCTGGACGCCGGGACCGGCGGCCGCGCCATCCTGCTTGGCCTGCTGATCGTCGGCCCGCTGCTAGCCGCCGCCAGCCTCGACACCCAGCACACCGCCATCATTGGCCTGTACGCGCTCGGCCTGGCGGTCCTGCTGGGCATCCTCGACGGCATCGTTGGCACCACCGACCACCTGCTGGGCTGCCTCGTGGTGGCGACCGGGGGCGCGCTGGGCGCCTGGGGAGCCCACCGTCGCACCCAGCAAGAGCAACTCCTGCTGCGGGTCAGCCGGATCGCCGAGGTCGCCCAGCAGACGATCCTGCGCCCGATCCCACCCCGGATGGGCCGGGTCGCCCTGGCCGTGCGCTACCTGTCGGCCACCGAGGACGCCCTGGTCGGCGGCGACTTCTACGAGGTGGCCGTGACCCGCCACGGCCTTCGGGTGCTGGTCGGCGACGTCAAGGGCAAGGGCCTGGAGGCCGTGCAGCTGGCCGCGCTGGTGCTCGCCAGCTTCCGGGCGGCCGCCGCCCACCCCGGCCTGGCCGAGCTGGCCGGCGAGCTGGACCACAGCATCCGGCCGCGGCTTGGCGAGGAGGACTTCGTCACCGCGGTGCTGGCCCAGTTCAGCCGCCACGGCGAGCTGCAGCTGGTCAACTGCGGCCACCCACCGCCGCTGCGGTTCCGGGCCGGG
It contains:
- a CDS encoding PP2C family protein-serine/threonine phosphatase, with amino-acid sequence MQAKSRSMLVAALVTSAIALLDAGTGGRAILLGLLIVGPLLAAASLDTQHTAIIGLYALGLAVLLGILDGIVGTTDHLLGCLVVATGGALGAWGAHRRTQQEQLLLRVSRIAEVAQQTILRPIPPRMGRVALAVRYLSATEDALVGGDFYEVAVTRHGLRVLVGDVKGKGLEAVQLAALVLASFRAAAAHPGLAELAGELDHSIRPRLGEEDFVTAVLAQFSRHGELQLVNCGHPPPLRFRAGTVERLARAEPTTPLGLDPAPTIQRFTLVATDRVLLYTDGLVEARAPDGPPFELDGQVQAVGAAPSLGTALDGLVARLLDHAGGRLDDDLALVLAQPRL